TGCGACAGGATTTGATTTGCAGGTGCCAGGCGATGTGATGGAAACCGAACACCCAAAAGAAGATGAGTTAAAAGTGATTCGTGAATACGACCCGAAGGGATTCTGGACAGGCTGGAACTCTGAAGAGAGGGGAAATTGAAAGTGACGGGAAAAATTATGTCAATGAAAGAGGCGATTGAAAAATATGTTCCCGACGGTTCTTCAGTTGCAATGAGTACTTTTATGGAACAGCTGATCGTATTTGCGGCGGCTCACGAGCTGATTCGCCAGAGGAAAAAGAATCTCACACTCATCGGACCTATTTCTGACATCCTCTTCGATCAGGTTATCGGTGCCGGATGCGTATCTGAAGTTAAAGCTGCATGGGTAGGAAATGTTATGATGGGTTCCGCGTATCAATTCAGAAGAGCTGTAGAGGAAGGAATCCCGAACGCTATTAATCTGATTGACTATTCAAACCTGACGATGGCTTTGGCTCTTCATGCGGCAGCTCTCGGCGTACCGTTTCTTCCCACGCATTCCACTTTAGGAAGCGATATTTTAAAAGAGAATCCCTACCTAACGGAATTTGTTTCGCCGGTGTCCGATGATAAGCTTGTTGCGGTTGAGGCGTTGTCGCCTGATGTTGCGATTATTCCTGTTCAGCGATGCGATGAATTCGGAAACGCGCATATCTGGGGAAGTCTCGGAATTTCTATAGATGCAGCGAAAGCGGCGAAATGTGTTATTCTCATCGCCGAAGAGGTCGTTTCTTCGGAGATAATAAACAGCGATCCGGGACGTACTCTGATACAAGGATTTCAGGTTGATGCGGTAGTTCATGAACCGATGGCCTGCCATCCTTCGCCTGTGCAGGGTAAGTATAATCGGGACGATGAATATTTCAAGGAGTATCATTCCGAGACTAAGTCGCGCACAGAATTCGAAAATTGGCTGCGGAAATGGGTATATGGTGTAGATGACCGGACCGGTTATATGAAAATTCTTGGGAATGAAAGAACGAAAAACTTGAAGATAAAAAACTCGGCTCCCACCGCGCCCGCTGATTTTGGAATTTGACGATTGGCTGCAGAAATTGTATTATATTAGAAATATAGTTATTATCAAATAGATCGGATTTATAATAACGCAGGATATTCTCCGGCAGATAGTGAAAGGCAATCTAAATGGTTACGACAGATAAGCTGACCGAGGTTGGAACGAATGAGACAGTTGAATTCCGTGCCACGGTAAATGACCAACCCGTCCTTCTGAATATTTCCGAAGATAAATCTTTATTGGATGTTTTGCGTGATGATTTAGGTCTCACAGGCGCAAAGCGTGGCTGCGATGTTGGCACTTGCGGCTCATGTGCGGTCATTCTGAATGGCAGGGCTCTGGATTCGTGTATTATAATGGCTAAAGATGCCGTTGATGCCGAAATTCAAACGATTGAAGGAGTGGCGAAGGACGGTGTGCTTCATCCATTGCAGGAAGCGTTCATTACTACACACGGCTTTCAATGCGGGATCTGCACGTCAGGATTTATTATGTCGGGAAAAGCATTATTGGACAAGGAGCCAAAACCGACAACCGCTCAAATAAAAAAAGCAATTCACAAAAACATTTGCAGATGCACCGGTTACGAACAATTAGTTGAATCGGTTATGCTGGCTTCAGGACAGCTCAGTGAAGATGAACTTGAGACGGGAAATCTTAAGATTGTTCGCTCGGTTGACGACAATTCTCCCGATGGAAAATGGGAAGGGAAAGAGCTTCAGGTGATCGGTCACTCCAAATCGCGAATTGAGTCAAGAAGCAGAGTCACCGGCGAGGCATTGTACACGGCTGATATTTCCGTAGATGGAATGGTGCATGGCGCTACTGTTTGGAGCGATAGGATTCACGCGAAAATCGTCTCCATCGATACTTCAGCAGCGGAAGAGCTGGATGGAGTATTAAGAGTATTGACCCATAAAGATGTTACCGGTGATAATGCTTACGGAAAAAGATTACGCGATCAGCAAGTTTTCTGTGATAAAAAAGTCCGATACATTGGCGACCCGATTGCTCTTGTAGTTGCCGAAACAAGAAAAATCGCATACGAAGCAGTTGAACTGGTTAAAGTCGAATATGAAAATCTCCCGGCAGTGACAGACATTGAAGAGGCGATGGAGCCGGATTCTCCAAAAGTGCACGAAGAGAATAAAGATGGAAATATTCTCAGTTATTATCATCTTGAAAAGGGCGATATAGAGAAAGGATTCAAAGAAGCTGATATTATTTTGGAGCAAAGGTATAAAACTCAACCGCAGGATCATGCACCAATAGAACCGGAAGCGGCTATAGCCTATTTCGATGAGGATACGGATAAGTTGACAGTATATTCCCCGGGTCAATCCGTTTTCTTTGACAGGCTTAATATCATACGCGCATTGGGAATACCGAAAGAAGATGTTCGGTGTATCCAGCCGGCAATCGGTGCGGCATACGGAAAACGAGAGGATATCTATGCCCAAATTCACGCTGCGCTTGCGGCGATGATTCTCAATCGGGCAGTGCGAATAGAGTGGACAAGAGAAGAAACGATGACATCCACTTCGAAGCGAACGAGGCAGATAACTGATATAAAGATCGGGGTGAAGAAAAACGGTAGAATTGTGGCTTATGAGGGAAGAATACTTGGTGATTCCGGCGCATACGCCTCGTGGTCGGTGAATATAATGCGAAAAGCGGGGGTTCTGCTTTCCGGCCCCTATGAGATTGATAATCTAAAAGTAGATTCCTACGCTATATATACAAATACACCGTTTACGGGAGCCACTCGCGGCTTTGGCGCCGCTGAAACAAATTTTTGTAGTGAGTCAATGATGGATGAGGCTGCTGAAGCGATAGGGATGGACCCACTGGAATTCAGGAAGATAAATGCGCTCAAGAAAAACGGGAAAACTTCGACGAATTTTGAATGGGATAGGTACGCTCCTCTTGAAGCAACACTTGATGAAGCAGCCAAAGATTTCAACTGGCAAGGGAGAAAGAGAAAACCAAATGATACTGACTCACCGGTCAGAAAAGGGATAGGGTTAGCCGGAATGTGGTATGGAATCGGATTTGGCTCCGGGATTCCCGATACAACGGATGTTATTACAGAACTCCACGACGATGGCAGTATAACGCTGTTTGTGGGTACAGTGGATTACGGAAACGGTTCAAACACAACCTTTGCGATGATGGCTGCGGAAACACTCGGCATAAATTTGGAAGATGTGGAAGTGGTAAACGCTGACACTGACAGAACCAAAAACTGTGGTTCAACTGTCGCTACAAAGCAGACTTATACAACGGGGAATGCTGTTATACGTTCATGTTACCCGATACGACAAGACGCTTTGGCAATAGCCGCCGAACTTTCCGGGAAAGATATAAAGAATCTAATTATCTCAAAAGGAATCGTAACTGACAAGACGGACTCATCATTCCGTATGAGTTTCAAAGAAGTTGCCGAGAAATTTATAGAAATGGGAAAACCTATCCGAAGAGAGGGAATATTCAAAGCGGCGGAGCTGACAGCGCCCCTCAACAAGGAAACGGGTCAGGGCAAAGCGTGGTTCCCAATGGCTTTTGGGGCTCAGATGGCGGAAGTAGAGGTGAATACCAAAACAGGCAAAGTAAAAGTAAATCATATTACCGCTTCACATTATCTCGGTAGAGCGATAAACCCGCGTGCGGTTCGAGGACAAATTGTGGGCGGAATTTCAATGGGTGTAGGGTTTGCTCTGTACGAAGATGTGGAATATGTGGATGGAATTCCTAAAAACACGAACTTCGACAAATATAAACTTATGCGTTCCAAGAATTATCCAAGCGTTAGCTGTGTGGTGCTTGAGCATGACGAATCAACTGCTCCGTTTGGCGCGATAGGAATCGGCGAACCGCCGACAATTCCGACTGCAGCAGCAATCGCAAACGCTGTCTATGATGCGGTGGGAGTAAGGATAAGAGATTTACCGATAACGCCGGATAAGATTTTGAAAGCACTGAAAAAAGAATGAAGCAACGGTAGTTGCTATTACATTTCTGATGGGGTAAATTTTGATAACTTTTAATAGATTGAAATCCTGCAACAGTACAGGTAGAATCTTTTAGTGCGGGTTGGGGCTTGCCCCGACCGCAAATAAATTCAAATTCTGTGATGTCAGGGTAAGCCCTAACCACCACAGATTAGAAACAGTTGAGCGCGAAGCAGAAGGAAATGTAAATCTATGACAGACAGTAATGGCGAAGAAAAAGCGCTAATCGAAAAAGTTAACAGGGGGCATCTGATAGAATCGGAAGAAGAGATGACTCCGGGCTATAAGAAAGCTCTGACGGTTATTCTTACGGTGCAAGGCGATACGGAACTCATGAGCGCGCCGTCATACTATCTTGCGGCGAAAGATGCTCCTAATATTAATTCCCGTATAGCTGTTTCAGCTATAATTCAGGATGAACTCGGGCATGCGAATATCGCTTACAGATTGCTTGAAGATATTGGAGTTAATAAACGTGATTTGATATACAACCGTGCGCCGAATAAGTTTAAGAACCCGTATGGATTCGATCAGGCTCTTGAGAATTGGCCTGAAATGGTTGTGGCTAACGGTTTTTTCGACAGAGCAGGAATCACTCTTTTATCAGATATCCATGATCATACGAGCTATGGACCCTGGAAAAGAGCGCTTGTTAAGGTAGGGAAGGAAGAGCTGCTGCATCTGCGTCACGGTGAGACTTGGATGAAACGTCTTTCCAAGGCAGGAGGCGCAGCGAAAGAAGGGCTGCAAAGAGCTGTTGATTGGATGTTCCCAATGACGTTGGAGTGGTTCGGTCTGCCGGACGACCTGAAAAGACACAACGACCAGCTCACTTACAAATTAAAGGGATTTACAAACGATGAGCTTCGGCAGATTTGGATGGCTAAGACCGTTCCGCTCTGTGAGGGGATAGGAATTAAGGTGCCTGCGCATTTTAATGAAGAAGCGGATAAATACGAAATGGAATACGAATTTCCCATTGAGTATAATCCGGATGAGAAATTATGGCTCTTTGATGAGCACATCACGTGGGAAAAGGTGTTTGAGCGCTGGCGCGGAAGAGGTCCGATGAATGAGCAATATGTAGAAATGATTCAAGGCAATTCAGAAAGCCCATTATCAGGATCGAAATGGCTTTTATAACAAAAGAGAATATTTTTGCTGCACTAAAAAAGGTGAACGACCCGGAGCTTCCTATCAGTCTGGTGGATATGGGTATGATATACGGTGTGGAAGTTGAGGACGGAAATGTGAATGTCATAATGACGTTTACAGCCAGCGGATGTCCTGCTGTGGATATGATAAAGGGTGATATAATTGACGAGTTAGAAAAATTAAAAGGTGTGAAATCCATAGATATTGAAGTGGTCTGGTCACCGCCATGGACAAAAGAGAGGCTGACCGATGATGGAATATACGCTCTTAAAGCGCTTGGCATAGCTGTTTAGGGAAAGATTGTCTGAGGGGAAATAAGTATGGCTGATGAAATATTTGAAGTATTCGGAAGAATTTCGAGCTTAGAACCGTTGATGCATGTGGGCTATGTAAACGCTCCGGGAATTGATCTCGCGAAAGTGTATGCTCACACAGTTTATAATGAAGAAAACTGGATTGAGCTTTGCGTGGTAAATAGGGGAGACATAATTCCCGTTTACAAAGAAGATGACAATCTCAATATAAAAGGGAATTGACCGTGGCAGAAAAGATAAAAGATTCTCTTCCAAGCGGCGTCGAAGAGGAATTCAAATCGCTTTTATTGAGCGTTTCTGACACCAAACTTCTTTTGGGTTATCATTTCGGCGAATGGACTTTTCGGACACCAACACTCGAATCAGGTATTGCCACCTGTAACTTTGCTCAGGACGAGCTCGGTCACGTGAGATTATTTCACGGTCTGTTGAAGAACAGTATGGGTGAAAGCGATACGACGCTTGTGCATGACAGGAACGCGGACGATTACCTGTCGGTTAAAAGTTTAAATTCGGATATATCGAATTGGTTAGAGCTGATTTCCCTTTCAGCGGTCATTGATACAGGATTGACTATTTTACTGAATTCGATGAGCGATTCAAGTTTTCGACCGCTGCGGGAGAGAGTCGGGAAAATACTTCAGGAAGAGAAATTTCATACGGATTATACCAACGCATGGATTATCTCTCTAACGAACGAATCCGATGAGCGTTCTAAAGCGGTAAGCGACATATTCAGAAAAACAATTCCGGTTTATGCGGAATGGCTGAACTCTATGAATACAACCGGACTTCTTGAGGCAGGCATTTTAAATAAATCGAGTAGTGATGTTCTTGATGAGACTATCGATACGTTAGACACACTTGCAGAGAAAGCCGGGCTGAGCGCGCCCAATACGATAGAGATTTCATCTAAGCAGGATGCCGATCTTCCGTTACATCCTGATGAAGACATTATTTACTCCATACGCGGAGAGAAAAATGAGGTTTACCGGATTTGAAAGAGACAATAAGCGCTACAAAACCGGTTGAATGTCCGTTTTGCGGATCAACCAATACAACAATATATTCTGCGTTCGGAACCACGTTGGCATTAGTGCAATACGTTTGCGATGATTGCAATTCTCCGTTTGAGTGGATCAAATGGGAAGAGGAAAAGAAAGACTGAAATAATCAGGGTTTTGGGGAGAACTTAAAATAACCCCTTGTATGCAAAATAGGGCAAGAAGATATAAAGAATCCCATCACGGATAGTATAAAATATTATAATAACCAATAAGAACCTCCAGCCTTTTTTCCTGATAAAATTCTTTAAGCCTTCTTCCCGAATTAGTTTTATCCATTCCCCGATAAAAGCCGGTTTAAGATATTTCACTTTTTAACAACTCTTTTCTATTAAATAATTCATAAATGATATAACATAAAGTAAACGACTACACCAGAGACGGATACAAATACCCAGGA
This region of Candidatus Neomarinimicrobiota bacterium genomic DNA includes:
- a CDS encoding CoA transferase subunit A: MSMKEAIEKYVPDGSSVAMSTFMEQLIVFAAAHELIRQRKKNLTLIGPISDILFDQVIGAGCVSEVKAAWVGNVMMGSAYQFRRAVEEGIPNAINLIDYSNLTMALALHAAALGVPFLPTHSTLGSDILKENPYLTEFVSPVSDDKLVAVEALSPDVAIIPVQRCDEFGNAHIWGSLGISIDAAKAAKCVILIAEEVVSSEIINSDPGRTLIQGFQVDAVVHEPMACHPSPVQGKYNRDDEYFKEYHSETKSRTEFENWLRKWVYGVDDRTGYMKILGNERTKNLKIKNSAPTAPADFGI
- a CDS encoding molybdopterin-dependent oxidoreductase; the protein is MVTTDKLTEVGTNETVEFRATVNDQPVLLNISEDKSLLDVLRDDLGLTGAKRGCDVGTCGSCAVILNGRALDSCIIMAKDAVDAEIQTIEGVAKDGVLHPLQEAFITTHGFQCGICTSGFIMSGKALLDKEPKPTTAQIKKAIHKNICRCTGYEQLVESVMLASGQLSEDELETGNLKIVRSVDDNSPDGKWEGKELQVIGHSKSRIESRSRVTGEALYTADISVDGMVHGATVWSDRIHAKIVSIDTSAAEELDGVLRVLTHKDVTGDNAYGKRLRDQQVFCDKKVRYIGDPIALVVAETRKIAYEAVELVKVEYENLPAVTDIEEAMEPDSPKVHEENKDGNILSYYHLEKGDIEKGFKEADIILEQRYKTQPQDHAPIEPEAAIAYFDEDTDKLTVYSPGQSVFFDRLNIIRALGIPKEDVRCIQPAIGAAYGKREDIYAQIHAALAAMILNRAVRIEWTREETMTSTSKRTRQITDIKIGVKKNGRIVAYEGRILGDSGAYASWSVNIMRKAGVLLSGPYEIDNLKVDSYAIYTNTPFTGATRGFGAAETNFCSESMMDEAAEAIGMDPLEFRKINALKKNGKTSTNFEWDRYAPLEATLDEAAKDFNWQGRKRKPNDTDSPVRKGIGLAGMWYGIGFGSGIPDTTDVITELHDDGSITLFVGTVDYGNGSNTTFAMMAAETLGINLEDVEVVNADTDRTKNCGSTVATKQTYTTGNAVIRSCYPIRQDALAIAAELSGKDIKNLIISKGIVTDKTDSSFRMSFKEVAEKFIEMGKPIRREGIFKAAELTAPLNKETGQGKAWFPMAFGAQMAEVEVNTKTGKVKVNHITASHYLGRAINPRAVRGQIVGGISMGVGFALYEDVEYVDGIPKNTNFDKYKLMRSKNYPSVSCVVLEHDESTAPFGAIGIGEPPTIPTAAAIANAVYDAVGVRIRDLPITPDKILKALKKE
- a CDS encoding phenylacetate-CoA oxygenase subunit PaaI; its protein translation is MTDSNGEEKALIEKVNRGHLIESEEEMTPGYKKALTVILTVQGDTELMSAPSYYLAAKDAPNINSRIAVSAIIQDELGHANIAYRLLEDIGVNKRDLIYNRAPNKFKNPYGFDQALENWPEMVVANGFFDRAGITLLSDIHDHTSYGPWKRALVKVGKEELLHLRHGETWMKRLSKAGGAAKEGLQRAVDWMFPMTLEWFGLPDDLKRHNDQLTYKLKGFTNDELRQIWMAKTVPLCEGIGIKVPAHFNEEADKYEMEYEFPIEYNPDEKLWLFDEHITWEKVFERWRGRGPMNEQYVEMIQGNSESPLSGSKWLL
- a CDS encoding metal-sulfur cluster assembly factor, translated to MAFITKENIFAALKKVNDPELPISLVDMGMIYGVEVEDGNVNVIMTFTASGCPAVDMIKGDIIDELEKLKGVKSIDIEVVWSPPWTKERLTDDGIYALKALGIAV
- a CDS encoding phenylacetate-CoA oxygenase subunit PaaI: MAEKIKDSLPSGVEEEFKSLLLSVSDTKLLLGYHFGEWTFRTPTLESGIATCNFAQDELGHVRLFHGLLKNSMGESDTTLVHDRNADDYLSVKSLNSDISNWLELISLSAVIDTGLTILLNSMSDSSFRPLRERVGKILQEEKFHTDYTNAWIISLTNESDERSKAVSDIFRKTIPVYAEWLNSMNTTGLLEAGILNKSSSDVLDETIDTLDTLAEKAGLSAPNTIEISSKQDADLPLHPDEDIIYSIRGEKNEVYRI